ATACAGGCACTACGTTGTACGTTTCTCGGTATTTCCAGGTAGAACATCACTGACATGAATAGTGCGGTCTCTGGATGCCTCTGCACCGCTGGCATCTTGACCAGATATTTATTCGCCGACTGACGAATGACCGGTGGAATTTTATCATGGAGTCGCGACAGGAAGCTAATAAGCGCGCCCAGGAGAGAGCTTCGCTCGGAAAAGACGCGAAGAAGGACTTCTTCTACTACCTCCTTAATGCCCGTGATCCTGAAACCGGAAAGGGTCTTGCGACTCAGGAACTCTGGGGAGAAGCGAACGTCCTGATGATTGCCGGTAGCGACACCACATCCACCAGTCTCTCCGCCGCAATGTTCCATCTAGTCCGAAACCCCAACGCCATGCAGAAATTGAAGGAGGAGGTACGGTCGCATTTCAGCGAGGTGGAGCAGATCGTGACCGGTCCCGAATTGAATCAGTTGACGTACTTGAAGGCGTGCATTGACGAGGCTATGCGCCTCGCCCCCGCTGTTGCCGGATCGATCCCGCGAGAGGCCTCAGATCCTGTTGTCACTGTAGATGGCCTTGTTCTGCCTGAAGGCACTGGATGCGGAACACCTCCGTACACCATCCACCGAAGACCGGACTACTACCGCGAACCGTTGAGCTACCTGCCCGACCGCTGGATCGAAGGGGCAGTCTGCAAGACGATGGACGACGCCTGGACAGTGACCAAGGACGATGTTGAAATTGCCCGCAAGGCCTTCTGCCCATTCAGCATTGGACCCCGCGGTTGTATTGGAAAGAGCATGGCCTTGATGGAAATGCGAATCACCCTAGCCAGAATCATGTACCTATTCGACTTTGAGCTGGCAGACTCCactggcgaggatgagacTGGCCAGTTTAAGATGGTGGATCATTTTGTGGCTTCGAAGACCGGCCCTAATGTTATTGTTAGGAGAAGGCAATGAGCCTTCCATATTCTATGTACAGTTTCAAATGCGAAATGACATTATGCATGTGCATGAACCATTTGCTTTTCGATCTGAAGGTTGTAAAGTTATCATTAATGTCTAATAGGACTTGATCTTATACATTAACAACCTGGGCATATTGGCAACTTTCTGTAGATCTGTATTATAAGCCCTCCCGACCACAGCTTGTATACTGGATTGAGCACCATCGCAACTGCCATTTTGGGAGGAGCCACAATAGTAGGTATCttgggaaggtgcgatggggACTGTTTCGAATAGGCAGGAACGACCCATgccattgcaccttccttGTGTGGAACTTCCACCGAGGAAGGTGCGACCGGTGTACTGGCACCTGCCCAAATAGACTCTCGGCGGTTCATTTGGGACAGATGAAACATATTGAAGTGTAGATGATATCCAAACAGGGAGAATCTGCAGAACCAACACTGACTGAAGTAGACTTATAGACAGTGATTGTGAGAAGACAGGTGATGTGACAAATGCAAACACTTTCATTGTAATTGCGGACAGTTGCGTTTACTGCATTGTTTGCCAGGCAATCACGAACTTCAAGGCCCCTAAGATCGTCAACCCCAGATACCCCAAACGGCAAGCTGAGCATTGACCAATCGGAGCTCACCGGCCCCAGAATGAAATCACGTGTTGCCACCACCCCCGCACTATGCCAAGCACAAAATCCTCGTACGTAATCCAAAATGCATAAAATAGTGGAGCACAAAAGAAGCACGGACCTGACTCTGCAGTCCGCGACTCCCTGGACTCTGCCCAGCAACGATTCAACGAACCACCATGCCTGGAAGGGAATCCTTGCCCCCTTGCATTCCTGTACTTACTCCAAATTCTAGTACCATGACTGATCTTGTTGCACGGCGCAAGCAGTTCTCCAGCTGCGATGAATGCCGGCGGTTGAGGGTGCGCTGTGATGCTTTGGCCCGTGGCGCTGGCAGTGGCCACCCGGGCGCTTCCCCGGTTTCTTGTTCGCGATGTACGCGCCGCAATGAGAGGTGCACTTTTGAGGTTTGACCCACCatctacctacctacctaccgGGTAGCATCTAGTGCGACTCCGATTATTTTAACTGACTGGTTTGGCAGTGGATGAATCGAATCCAGCCGCAGAAGGCGAAAAAGGGCAATTCGCGCAAGAGTCGTGCGCATGCTCATGCTCGTCAGAAGTCTGCGTCTTCAACGGCGAGTACGAGTAAGAGTAATGGAGCTTTGTCTGATCTGCCCGCGGGTGGGAGGACGTCGAGTTCGCCGACGTCTGCACCTGCCGAGTCTCTTGGTAGTCCGCACGATTTAGCACCAAAGACAATCGACGGGGATCGACTTGTCCAGAATGGAACTCGACCGGAGACGTTAATTGACCCTGCGATATTGGCACCGTCGCCGACGGCTGGGCTGAGTGTATCTGATGCTCGCATGGCACGGGTTATTTATCTAGCTGGCTTCGATACGATATTCGGCTCGTGGATGAGTCGATATGGGTGTCCGTTTTTGTACGTTCTTGGTATGGACCTGTTGAACTGTACTGACATATACCAGAGCAGGGAGCTGCACGGGTGAAGACCGGAATAGCATCGCCGAGGTCTGCGAACGACTTGATCGCTGGATGGAAGAGATGTCACAGGCGGATTCGCCTCAGGGTTTGAAAGAGCATCACCGAGGGCAGAGCTCACGAGACCGGCAGGCAGAGGAGTCTCTCCATGGGACCATAGCGGCCTTTGCAGCGAGATGGTTACCACTTGTGTCTCGCGAGCCGAATACATCATCGCACTACCAGAGCGTTATCCATAGTCTTTGGAGACATGCCCGACGGGATATGCTCCGTGTGATCAATCGCATTTCGTACCGGTCCATTCTCTCTCTGTTTCTGTTCGCGTTGACTCCGGTCCCTGCAGATGTctcggaggaggaagaggcagatGGGATATTCGGGCAGGTGTGCATCCACGCTGCCCTGCAACAGATCCAGACCCTGCGCGCGCGCCAGCGGAGTCTGCGGTTCAACGGGACAAAAGTGTCGCAGCCGACAAAGTCAGAAGCGATCCCGCCGATTCCAGAGACGGTGCGGACGACAGATTTCATTGCGGCAGAGAATATAGCGTATTATGCGGCATTGACCTTTGATACCTCTGCTTCGCTGACACTGAATTGTCAGTCGCTTCTTGCGGCGGGGCTGTTTGGGTTTGAGGCGGAGATGTCCTGGAGCctagttagggctggggCCACGATGTTTAGGGATAAGTGGCAGAATTGGCAGGCTGAGGGTGTTTATGTGGTGACAGATGACAGGGCGAACCAGATTATTGCCAGTGGGACAGCGTGGAAGCTGTTGACGTGGAAACTGGCGGCGATTCTCAAGGAGGCGTTGCGGGATGGGCATGATGAGTCGGAGGTACAGAGGGCGTTTAGCCTTGTTGTTGAAGCTATGAGACAGTTCAATGATACTTACAAGCGGCCACTGGAGGCTTGTGAACAACGCATGCCATTCCTGGGGCAGCATACAAAGTTTCGTTGGTGTGAGTACTCCCGCCTCTTGGTTTATACAGGCTGTTAACAGTGTAGACTCTCTCATGTTGCACTACCACCTCTCCATACTGCTAATGGCGAACGCGATCGAGGCAACAGACCGGCTAGACCTATTCAACGAGATAAAAGAGACCATTGCGAGCGTGGAGAGCGTCGTGGTAAACACATTGGCATTCGGGCTGCACAATACCACAACAATGGCTATCAACATAGACTCCGGGGTTCCGGACCATGTCGGCGCCACCGAAGCATTGGTGACAGTTCCTCTAATTTCAATCGACCCGTATCCACATCATGTCGTTGCTGCCGTACAGCTTGTCCAGGTAGCCATCGACCGCGAACTGGAACAGAGAAAGATCACCCACAGCGGCCATGCGAGTGTGCGGTCTGTCCTGGAACGGGCCCTGAACCATCTCCCGCAGAGCAAATCTGTCAAGGCGGCGCGAGAGTCGTTTTCAAAAGAGTCTCATTATTCTGGAGAGCCGCCTGTTCCGTATTCGATTTAACCTGAcgattataattatagaatgTATATACACCTGGACAAGCTTAGTCTTGGTGGCGATCGGCTTTATAGTCGTAAAACCCGCTCCCACTCTTGACACCCAATTTCCCATCTTGTATCATCTTGTGTAGATATTCCTGAGGCTCACTGGGAAGGCCGCTGCGGGCGTCGGCATAGTGCTTTTCGATATCAAGCACAACGTCCAGACCCACGACGTCCATCTGTTCGCACGGGCCTTTTGGTGTTTTCAGGACATCCTTGAAGATAGCATCGATTTCCTCGGGGTCGCAGATTCCTTCGGACAGCGCAAGTAATGTTTCACGTTTAATAGCCGCCCAGATACTGAAGTCGGATGTTAGTTAACGATTCTAGTCAAAGGGGGTGGCGTACCGGTTGTAGATGTATCCGATGGAGCTCTGGCGGACGCGGAATGGCGAGAAGCCGTGCTTCTCACATTGGCCGAAGAGAAGATCGATCAGGGTGGGATCAGTATCCGCATGGCCCATTAACTCGATAGCTAACAAATTAGTCTCATCTGGTAGGGAAGGATTCGAGGTAATACCTGATGTCTCTGGAGGCCAGTCTAAATGGTCAGCGTGGTATGGATCCATGAGATATAATACTTACAGCAGTGCGCACTGAGCAGTCTGCTACTGCACTTAAGGTCCATGCCTTCAATAACTTCTCCAATTCCGTAGCTGCTGGAGTTTGAGGCGatgatggtgttgctgggcGCGAGGGTGTCGAGTTGCGAGAGAATCTTCTGCTTCAATGCTAGGTTCTCTGGAACGCACTGGGGATGTTAACAAGAATTCACCAAGAGAACCGACTTTGTCTACCTCAACAACGAGCCATGCGCTCTGTAGTATAGACTCGAGCGAGTTAGGCGTGGATATATGCACATCTCCCCAGTTCCCAGAGTGCTGTGTGGCTTCGGTACGGAGTTGCTGGACGTATTTTAGTCCATCTTCGAGTTGTTGCTGGTTTAGGTCGACTAGGTATACTGAGCCCCCGCGACTGGACCACTATGGCTGTCAGTGCCTATATTAAATAGTGTTAACTTGTGCTCACCATATAGGCCAGGCGGCGACCCTGGGTGCCTGCGCCGATAATCACGACAGATCCTTGGGGAGTATGCAGCGCCATTTTGGTGATTGAATGAAGACAGGTTCTacatgaaatgaaatgaTTGAGTTATAAAAACATCCCCTGCTCTCAATTACCGGCATGCACCGCGCAACTGCCGACCTACATCAGACCATCGGAGCGGATCCGACTTGCTGCATCGGATCCGATGAACAATACAAGACTCAAGTTAATGATGATCAAGAACGAGCCAAGACTGTCCCGTGCGTGTCAGTGGATCGGTGCAACCTGGACAGCGAATTGCGCCTGCGGGTTTGCCTCGTATCGTATCCGCTCAATGGCTTACACTGACACTCAGTCTGGGGGTCTCGCCCGTGCGGAATGCGGGGGACTGCGCCAGCGGGGGGTGTCTTCAGTGAGGGGGTTAGGGTATTTAACAGCGCTGAAGCCTTGACTTGACTGACTTGACTGTCCAGTGGATTCGCACGATGTCGCTCTACAATACTGACCTCGAAAAGCCCGGTGCGTCGGCGCTGGAGCACGAAAATGCCGCTGCCAGCCCGCTTGGCTCTGTGGGGGATGCTGCGACGGCTTTCTCGCCGGCGATGCAGAAGCGCGTCCTCCGCAAGATGGACCTGCGTCTGATTCcgatgctggcgctgctgtaCCTGCTCGCGTTTCTGGATCGGGGAAATATTGGCAATGCGAAGATCGAGGGGATGCTGGATGATTTGCATATGACGGGGCCGCAGTATAACTGGTGCTGTATGTGTGAAGCGGATAACCTGGTTCGGTATTTGCTGACCAACAGTGACGGTGTTTTTCTTTACTTATGTTGCGTTTGAGCTGCCGAGTAAtctgctgctgaagaagttgaggCCGTCGAGGCTGTTGCCTTTGTTGATGGTTGCGTGGGGGATTGTTATGGTGCGCTGCTTATCCAAGTCACTAGAAGATACTAATATATCTAGACATTGATGGGCATTGTCAACGACTACCACGGGCTTTTGATCGCTcgtctcttcctcggcgtcgcAGGTATGCCTGTACCTGTATCTATCACCGTGAGCACAACTGACATGAACGGACACCTACAGAGGCCGGCCTCTACCCCGGAATCGCATACTACATCACCCTCTGGTATCCTCGTCACCTCGCCCAATACCGccaggccttcttcttcagcgcaGCCAGTGTCGCCGGTGCATTCTCCGGTATCCTCGCCTGGGCCATTGCGGTACGCTCACACTTTACCTCTACCCTGCCCCTGCTCACACAATGTTAGAAAATGGACGGTGTGGGCAACTATGCcggatggcgctggatcttcatcctcgaggGAATTTTGACAGTCCTGGTTGGTGTCGTGGCGCCATTCACCATGTATGACTTCCCAGAGACGGCGTCGTTCCTGACAGACGCAGAACGCGAGTACGTGATTCATGCGCTGCGAACACAGACGTCTGGAGAGGCCCGGCAAGAAgtcgtcgaggaagaggccaagTTCCGTACTAAATACGTGGTCGATGCCATGACAGATTGGCAGATCTATATCGGGCTGTTCAGTATGTCCCCTCCttcgtctttcttttcggtcTTCTGCTCTTAAGGGCCCAATCTAATGGCGTCAGTGTACTGGGGTATAACCTGCCCCCTCTACGgaatctccttcttcctcccctccatcatTAAAGATCTAGGCTATACCTCGTCCACCGCACAGCTCCTGACCGTGCCGATCTACATCACAGCGgctgttgtcgctgtcggCGGTGCTTGGCTGTCAGACCGATATAAGAAACGCTCGCCGtttatcctcttcttcatgtcCCTGATCGCCATCGGGTTCATTATCGTCCTGGCCTCGTCAGACCGCGGCGTCCCAGGCGTGGTATACTTTGGCGTTttcgttgctgttgttggtgcgTCTACATTCCAATTCTCTCCGTCGTGTCATGTAGCTGATGGAACTAGGTATATACCCTGCCTTCCCAGGAAACATCACTTGGATCAGCGTCAACCTCGCAGGCGACTACAAACGCGCAGCCGGGATGGCAATGCATATCGGGTTGGGGAATCTTGCTGGCGGTATGCTTTAATAACCAACCCACCCCCTCTCCATTTGAACCGGCTGATAAATTGCGTATAGCAATGGCATCAAATTTCTACCGCGAGCAGGACGCACCGAAATACACGCTCGGACATGCGCTGGAGCTCGGGTTCTGTGTTGTGGGCATCGGCGCGGTGCTTGTGCTGCGCCAGGCGTATAAACGGGTTAATAGGAAGAGGGAGCAGATGGATGTCTCAAATTATGCGTCGTAtgagatggcgaagatgggTGATCGGTCGCCTATGTTTAAGTATATGCTTTGAACAGTACTCAATCTCAACCtggataataaataaatggCACGATTATAAGTAGACTAGCCCTACAAATATACGGTGATAGACCAGCAAGCATAAACCGTATACTAGAATAGTGTCTAAACAAGC
Above is a window of Aspergillus puulaauensis MK2 DNA, chromosome 2, nearly complete sequence DNA encoding:
- a CDS encoding cytochrome P450 (COG:Q;~EggNog:ENOG410PHJE;~InterPro:IPR001128,IPR017972,IPR002401,IPR036396;~PFAM:PF00067;~go_function: GO:0005506 - iron ion binding [Evidence IEA];~go_function: GO:0016705 - oxidoreductase activity, acting on paired donors, with incorporation or reduction of molecular oxygen [Evidence IEA];~go_function: GO:0020037 - heme binding [Evidence IEA];~go_process: GO:0055114 - oxidation-reduction process [Evidence IEA]), whose product is MVATTMLHCILPGSWSTGLLALSVVLPLIWIAYAKFLHPLSSVPGPFLASVTPFAQLYHGLKGDRHLWIYELHQQYGPHVRLAPNFVSVNSVEGLHKIYGHGNRFRKADFYNSFPAISGVYNTHNAIDKMIHGRKRRVLSQAFSDNALKGMEDVMLLHVRQLCSILGREPKGLQPSNPQDGATFNMANWFGYLTYDVMGELCFGKSFDMLIDGAKRRMVHLVDRAAYRHYVCGLWMPLHRWHLDQIFIRRLTNDRWNFIMESRQEANKRAQERASLGKDAKKDFFYYLLNARDPETGKGLATQELWGEANVLMIAGSDTTSTSLSAAMFHLVRNPNAMQKLKEEVRSHFSEVEQIVTGPELNQLTYLKACIDEAMRLAPAVAGSIPREASDPVVTVDGLVLPEGTGCGTPPYTIHRRPDYYREPLSYLPDRWIEGAVCKTMDDAWTVTKDDVEIARKAFCPFSIGPRGCIGKSMALMEMRITLARIMYLFDFELADSTGEDETGQFKMVDHFVASKTGPNVIVRRRQ
- a CDS encoding Zn(II)2Cys6 transcription factor domain-containing protein (COG:I;~EggNog:ENOG410PJ39;~InterPro:IPR036864,IPR001138;~PFAM:PF00172;~TransMembrane:1 (i291-309o);~go_function: GO:0000981 - DNA-binding transcription factor activity, RNA polymerase II-specific [Evidence IEA];~go_function: GO:0008270 - zinc ion binding [Evidence IEA];~go_process: GO:0006355 - regulation of transcription, DNA-templated [Evidence IEA]); translated protein: MTDLVARRKQFSSCDECRRLRVRCDALARGAGSGHPGASPVSCSRCTRRNERCTFEWMNRIQPQKAKKGNSRKSRAHAHARQKSASSTASTSKSNGALSDLPAGGRTSSSPTSAPAESLGSPHDLAPKTIDGDRLVQNGTRPETLIDPAILAPSPTAGLSVSDARMARVIYLAGFDTIFGSWMSRYGCPFLAGSCTGEDRNSIAEVCERLDRWMEEMSQADSPQGLKEHHRGQSSRDRQAEESLHGTIAAFAARWLPLVSREPNTSSHYQSVIHSLWRHARRDMLRVINRISYRSILSLFLFALTPVPADVSEEEEADGIFGQVCIHAALQQIQTLRARQRSLRFNGTKVSQPTKSEAIPPIPETVRTTDFIAAENIAYYAALTFDTSASLTLNCQSLLAAGLFGFEAEMSWSLVRAGATMFRDKWQNWQAEGVYVVTDDRANQIIASGTAWKLLTWKLAAILKEALRDGHDESEVQRAFSLVVEAMRQFNDTYKRPLEACEQRMPFLGQHTKFRWYSLMLHYHLSILLMANAIEATDRLDLFNEIKETIASVESVVVNTLAFGLHNTTTMAINIDSGVPDHVGATEALVTVPLISIDPYPHHVVAAVQLVQVAIDRELEQRKITHSGHASVRSVLERALNHLPQSKSVKAARESFSKESHYSGEPPVPYSI
- a CDS encoding 3-hydroxyacyl-CoA dehydrogenase family protein (COG:I;~EggNog:ENOG410PJ39;~InterPro:IPR006176,IPR022694,IPR006108,IPR036291, IPR008927,IPR013328;~PFAM:PF02737,PF00725;~go_function: GO:0003857 - 3-hydroxyacyl-CoA dehydrogenase activity [Evidence IEA];~go_function: GO:0016491 - oxidoreductase activity [Evidence IEA];~go_function: GO:0070403 - NAD+ binding [Evidence IEA];~go_process: GO:0006631 - fatty acid metabolic process [Evidence IEA];~go_process: GO:0055114 - oxidation-reduction process [Evidence IEA]); this encodes MALHTPQGSVVIIGAGTQGRRLAYMWSSRGGSVYLVDLNQQQLEDGLKYVQQLRTEATQHSGNWGDVHISTPNSLESILQSAWLVVECVPENLALKQKILSQLDTLAPSNTIIASNSSSYGIGEVIEGMDLKCSSRLLSAHCYWPPETSAIELMGHADTDPTLIDLLFGQCEKHGFSPFRVRQSSIGYIYNRIWAAIKRETLLALSEGICDPEEIDAIFKDVLKTPKGPCEQMDVVGLDVVLDIEKHYADARSGLPSEPQEYLHKMIQDGKLGVKSGSGFYDYKADRHQD
- a CDS encoding uncharacterized protein (COG:G;~EggNog:ENOG410PFT2;~InterPro:IPR020846,IPR011701,IPR036259;~PFAM:PF07690;~TransMembrane:10 (i48-65o113-136i148-168o180-203i262-282o294-314i323-342o348-365i386-404o416-437i);~go_function: GO:0022857 - transmembrane transporter activity [Evidence IEA];~go_process: GO:0055085 - transmembrane transport [Evidence IEA]) → MSLYNTDLEKPGASALEHENAAASPLGSVGDAATAFSPAMQKRVLRKMDLRLIPMLALLYLLAFLDRGNIGNAKIEGMLDDLHMTGPQYNWCCMCEADNLTLMGIVNDYHGLLIARLFLGVAEAGLYPGIAYYITLWYPRHLAQYRQAFFFSAASVAGAFSGILAWAIAKMDGVGNYAGWRWIFILEGILTVLVGVVAPFTMYDFPETASFLTDAEREYVIHALRTQTSGEARQEVVEEEAKFRTKYVVDAMTDWQIYIGLFMYWGITCPLYGISFFLPSIIKDLGYTSSTAQLLTVPIYITAAVVAVGGAWLSDRYKKRSPFILFFMSLIAIGFIIVLASSDRGVPGVVYFGVFVAVVGIYPAFPGNITWISVNLAGDYKRAAGMAMHIGLGNLAGAMASNFYREQDAPKYTLGHALELGFCVVGIGAVLVLRQAYKRVNRKREQMDVSNYASYEMAKMGDRSPMFKYML